CGCTTCACCCGGTGCGCCACCGGCCGGTGAGGTCCGGCGGACAGCGACTGCGCCGCGAAACCCCACACATGGTCCGGTCTGCCCGTCGTCCGGCCCCGCGTGACCGCGCCCTGATCGGTGATCAGCCACACCTGGCAGCCGTGCCGCGTGAACAGGGCGAGGAGCTCCGCCCCGTCGGGCACCGCCTCGGGCGCAACCGTGAAGACGGCATGCCGCACGGAGTTCTGCACGACCGCCCGGCCCGCGTCCTGCACCGACGCGAGGACGGGCAGCGGTACCTGTCCTGGGGGCTTTTCCGCCCCCGTGCCGGAGCCGGCCACCCGGCCGACCGGACGCATCCCGTACCGCCGGTGTTCCTGCAGCACTGCGACGACCCGGTCGGCGACCGGACCCTCGCCGACCACCAGGGCCGACCTGGGGCTGCGCGCGGCCGACCAGAGCCGGGACCTGTGGACCACGGCGCGGGCACCGCAGCCCACCATGGTCTGGAGACCGGCCGCACAGCCGAGCGCCGCCCAACCCGCGGCCTGGCGCGGGTCGTACAGGGTCACCGCCTCGGCGACGACGTACCACTGCACGACGGCCAGCCACGCCAGCGCGGGCAGTTCGGCCAGGGCGGACGGGGAGAACCGCGGCCGGTAGAGACCCCGGTAGGCGTGCAGGAGCGCCTGGACGGCAGCCTGTACGAGGACGACGGCCGGCGGCCACACCCCCGGCGCGACCAGGGCTGCGGACACGCCGAGCGCGAGCGCGTCGGCGGCCATGAGCGCCGCCGGGGCGCGCCGCCGGGTGACGCGTGCGGTGGGCCGTGGGGCCGTGGTGTCCTTACCGCCGCTGCGCGGTGGCCGGATCGCGGTCGCCGCACGCCGTACGGCGGTCGCCTGGGCGGCCCGGGGGACAGGTGCACTCTCCGTCGTCATCGCTCGGTGCGCTTCCTCGTCGTGGAGTGGGACTGGCCGACAAGTTCCTCGTAGAGATTCAGGACCGCGCCCGCGGTCCTCGACACGTCGAAGACCGACCGGGTGCGCAGCTGCGCCGTGCGGCCCAGCTCCGCCCGGAGCGCCGGGTCGCCCAGCAGAGCGGTCAGCGCCGCCGCGAGCGCGGGTGGGTCGTCGGGCGGCACGAGACAGTGGGGCAGGTGCCCGGGAGGCAGGCTCTCCCTGGCCCCGTCGACGTCGGTCAGCAGGACGGGGGTGCCGCAGGCCATGGCTTCGAGGGGGGCCAGTGCCATCCCTTCCCAGCGGGAGGGGAGGACCAGGAGGTCCGCCGCGTGGATCCAGGGCCGCACATCCGCGGTGGCGCCCGCGAACAGCACGCCGGGCGGTGCGGTGCGCCGCAGTTCGTCCCCGTACGGTCCGTCGCCGACCAGGACCAGCCGTGCCCCGGTCGGCGCCGCCGTCCGCCAGGCCCGCAGCAGTACGTCCTGGCCCTTCTGCCGGCTCAGGCGTCCCACACACACGGCGAGCGGCACGTCTGCCGGAAGGCCGTCGAGGAGACGAAGGGAGGCCCGGGCCGCTGCGCCCGCGTCCTCACCGCCGGGGCGGAAGCGGCCGAGATCGACGCCGTTGTGGATCACCGACCAGCTTGCCGTGATGCCGGCGCGTTGTCCGGCCCCGCGCTCGGACTCGCTGACACAGAGGATGCGGTCGCTCCACCGTGCCCCGAACCGCTCCCACCCCGCGGCCAGTCGGGCGGCCCCGCCCTCCAGAGCCTCGAACGACCAGGCGTGCGGCTGGAAGACCGTCGGAACCCGGCCGCGTACGGCCAGACGTCCGGCGAGCCCCGCCTTGGCGCTGTGCGCGTGGATCACGTCGGGAGCGCAGGCACGGATCAGCCGGTGCGCGGTGGCGACCTCCCGTCCCAGCCCCGGGCCCGGGGCCCGCTCAGCCGGCCAGGCGCACACCCGGGCTCCGGCGGTGGACGCCCCGGTGGCCAGCGGCCCGTCCGGAGGGCAGGCGACGACGGGACGGAGCCCTGCCCGTACCTGCGCCGCGACCAGGTCGGTCACGACCCGTGCGACGCCGCCCTCCACCGGCTGGACCAGGTGAAGGACTGTCAGCCGACTTCTGTCGGTGCAACTCTTCTGCAGCACACATGGCTCTCTTTCACATGCCCCGAAGAGCCGGTTCGGGTGAACACCGGCGGCAAGGAGTTTGGCGGCGGAGATCAGATGAGTAGAACGGAAAACCGAAATGCACTGTTGCAGACCGTGCGTGGGAAAACACGCAGATTCACGCTCGTGTCCACATGGATTGACGCGGGACAGGCCGCCGACCACCGGTTCCTCGAACCGTGCGGCGTGTCAGTCTGCAATGTTTCCCATTGTCCGCAGCGGTGTCGCATGATGGCCGGGCTGTATGTCTCTGTGCATCCCCAGGGCCGCGGATACGCCGAACGGTAAATGCGCCGCATTTGTCGACGAGTTGAGCGACCGAATTCCAGGCCCGGGGTGTTCCGGTCGTCCCGGCGGCATTCCCCGGCGCCTTTGCCGTCCGCGAACGTTCCGTGCGAACCGGCCGAACACGCCGACAGGGCCGTGGTGTCCGCAGTGCACCGGACCCGCTGCCGACCGGGCGGTGTACCCGCACGTGCGGCCGAAGGGGCAGTATCGGGTAGAACTCGTGATGATCGTCCGCCCCGTGGCGGTCCGCGAACGGCCGATGAGTACAGAGGAGAAACGATGGTTCACGAACGGGCCGGTCAGCCGGCGCAGCCCGGCGACCTGGTCGATGTGGCACGGCTGGTGACGGCCTACTACACGGTCCGTCCCGACCCGGCCGAGCCCGGTCAGCGCGTGGCCTTCGGAACCTCGGGGCACCGTGGATCGGCGCTCGCGGCAGCCTTCAACGAGGACCACATCGCCGCCACGACCCAGGCGATCTGTGACTACCGGGAGCGGCAGGGCACCGACGGACCGCTGTTCCTCGGTGCCGACACCCACGCACTGTCCGAGCCCGCCCGGATCACGGCTGTGGAGGTCCTGGCGGCCAACGGCGCCACCGTCCTGATCGACAGTGACGACGGCTACACCCCCACCCCGGCCGTCTCGCACGCGATCCTGACGTACAACCGTGACCGCTCGGCCGGTCTTGCCGACGGCATCGTCGTCACGCCCTCCCACAACCCGCCCGCCGACGGCGGGTTCAAGTACAACCCGCCGCACGGCGGTCCGGCCGGATCGGACGCCACCTCCTGGATCCAGGACCGGGCCAACGCCCTGATCGAGGGCGGGCTGAAGGAGGTCCGGAGGATCCCTTACGCCCGGGCGCTCGCCGCGGACACCACCGGACGGCATGACTTCCTGACCGGTTACGTCGACGACCTCCCCGCGGTCCTCGACCTGGACGCCGTCCGTGATGCCGGGATCCGGATCGGTGCCGACCCGCTGGGCGGCGCCTCGGTCGCCTACTGGGGGCGCATCGCCGAACGCCACCGGCTCGACCTCACCGTGGTCAACCCGCTCGCCGACCCCACCTGGCGTTTCATGACGCTGGACTGGGACGGCAAGATCCGCATGGACTGCTCCTCGCCGTACGCCATGGCCTCCTTGATCGAGCGCCGCGACGCCTACACCATCGCCACCGGCAACGACGCCGACGCCGACCGGCACGGCATCGTCACGCCCGACGGCGGACTGATGAACCCCAACCACTACCTCGCCGTCGCGATCCGCTACCTCTACGCGCACCGCGAGGGATGGCCCGCCGCTGCCGGCATCGGCAAGACCCTGGTCTCCTCCTCCATGATCGACCGCGTCGCCGCCGATCTGGGACGGCAGTTGGTCGAGGTCCCGGTGGGCTTCAAGTGGTTTGTCGACGGTCTCTTCGGCGGCACGCTGGGATTCGGCGGCGAGGAGTCCGCGGGCGCGTCCTTCCTGCGCCGAGACGGCCGGGTGTGGACCACCGACAAGGACGGAATCCTGCTCGCCCTGCTCGCCTCCGAGATCACCGCCGTCACCGGCTCCACCCCCTCGCAGCACTACGGTGAACTCACCGCCAGGTTCGGGGATCCCGCCTATGCCCGGGTCGACGCCCCGGCGACCCGTGAGGAGAAGGCGGTGCTGGCCCGGCTCTCCCCCGAGCAGGTCACGGCCGACACGCTGGCCGGCGAACCGATCACGGCCGTCCTCACGGAGGCGCCCGGCAACGGCGCGGCCCTCGGAGGACTCAAGGTCTGCACCGACAGCGCGTGGTTCGCCGCGCGCCCGTCGGGCACGGAGGACGTCTACAAGGTGTACGCGGAGAGCTTCCAGGGGGCCGAGCACCTGGCAGAGGTCCAGGACGAGGCCCGCGCCCTGGTCTCCGACGCCCTGGGTGCCACGGGCTGAGTATCAGGGCGCGCTGGAGTCCGCCTTCCGCGTCCGGCACCCCCGGACGCGGAAAGCGGGCCGGCCTGCCGCTCAGGCGTCGGGCACGGTGTGCCTGACCTGCTGGAGGAAGGCGGCGTTGTCGGGAGTCCTGCGGATCCTGTCCAGCAACGTCTCCAGCGTGGCCTGGGCGTCCCTCGTGCGCAGGGCGCGCCGCAGGCCGCGCACGGCGGCCAGTTCGGCCGGCGGCAGCAGGAGTTCCTCGCGGCGGGTGCCGGACGGCGTGATGTCGACCGCGGGGAAGACGCGCCGGTCGGCCAGCGCCCGGTCGAGACGGAGCTCCATGTTGCCGGTGCTCTTGAGCTCCTCGAAGAAGTAGTCGTCGGCGCGTGAACCGGTGTCCACGAGTGCGGTCGCCAGGATGGTGAGCGAACCGCCCTCCTCGGCGAGCCGGGCCGCCCCGAACAGCTTCTTGGGGCCCATGAGCGCCGCCGCGTCCACGCCGCCGCTCAGCGTACGTCCGCCGGCGCCTGCGCTGTTGTTGTGCGCGCGGCACAGCCGGGTCAGGGAGTCGAGCAGGATGACGACGTCCTGGCCCTGCTCGACCAGCCGTTTGGCGCGTTCCACGGCGAGATCCGCGAGCGCGACGTGCTCCTTGGGAGGCCGGTCGAACGTGGAGGAGTACACCTCTCCCCGCACGGAACGGCGCATGTCCGTCACCTCTTCGGGGCGCTCGTCCAAAAGCACCACCATCAGATGGCACTCGGGGTGGTTCACGGCGACCGATGCGGCGATCTGCTGCAGCAGTACGGTCTTCCCGGTCTTCGGCGGTGCGACGATCAGCCCGCGCTGGCCCTTCCCCACCGGTGACACGAGGTCGATGATCCGCGGGGCCGGACCGCCCTCCGGGCGCTCCAGGCGCAGCCGCTCCCGGGGGTGCAGGGGAGTGAGATCACGGAAGTGCGGCCGGCCCCGGAGCGTGTGCGAGGGGCGGCCGTTGACGGCATCGACCCCGGACAGGGCGCGAGGGCGCTCACAGGTCCCTTCGACGAGGTCGCCTCTGCGCAGGCCGTACCGCCGGATCAGCGCGGGCGTCACCTGGACGTCGCGGGAGGAGGGGCAGGCCCCGTCGACGCGCAGCACGCCGTGTCCGCCGGCCGCGGTGTCGAGGACACCGACGGTGCGGACGGGCTGATCCTGTGGGGTCACGGGGCGTTCGAGTGTGCTGGTCATGGTGGTCCTTTCGCGGACATGGCGTGTGAGGGGTCCGGCGAAGGCGAGGCGGCGTGATCACGCCTCGTGCGACGGGCACGAGAGGCCCGGACCGGACGGAAGAGGTGGTGCGAGAAGCTGATCGCCGGTCGTCGAAGGACGGGCGCAACAGCGGAAGAGAAGCACCGGCGCCCCATCAGGGCGTTCACGTGTGCTGACCAGACCATACCACGCGATGAAGGGCAGGGGGAGAAAGGAGGTCGTCACCGAGCGCGGTGCGTGTTCTCCGGGGACCGGGGACCGGGCGGGGAGCGGCGAACCACCCCCGCCCGGTGCGCCCTCAGCTCTCGCCGCGGAATGCCCGCAGGATCTGCTCGGCGGCCAGCGTGGCCGTCAACTCGCCTGCGCGGACGCTCTGTTCGAGCTCCGGAGTCAGGGTGCGCACCGCCGGATGGCTGCGCAGGCCGTCCAGCAGCTCGTCGCGGACCATCGCCCAGGTCCAGTCCACCTGCTGCTCGCGGCGCTTGGCCGCCAGCCGCCCGGTGGACTCGAGGAGCGTGCGGTGCTGCTCCAGCCGCTCCCACAGGGCGTCCAGCCCGGTCGACTCCCTGGCGCTGCACGTCAGCACCGGGGGAGTCCAGGCCGCGTCCACCGGATGCATCAGCCTCAGCGCTCCCGCCAGTTCACGCGCCGCCGCGCGGGCGTCGCGTTCGTGCGGGCCGTCGGCCTTGTTGACCGCGATGGCGTCGGCCAGCTCCAGGACACCCTTCTTGATGCCCTGCAACTGGTCGCCGGTACGGGCCAGAGTGAGCAGCAGGAAGGTGTCGACCATGTTGGCGACCGCCGTCTCCGACTGCCCCACGCCGACCGTCTCCACCAGCACCACGTCGTAGCCGGCCGCCTCCATGACCACGACGGACTCCCGGGTCGCCTTGGCCACCCCGCCGAGGGTCCCCGCGGTGGGGGAGGGGCGTACGAACGCCCTCGTGTCCACGGCCAGCCGCTCCATCCGGGTCTTGTCACCCAGGATCGAACCGCCCGTACGACTGGACGACGGGTCCACGGCCAGCACCGCGACCCGGTGCCCGAGCCCCGTGAGCAGGGTGCCGAGGGCGTCGATGAAGGTGGACTTCCCCACCCCCGGAACCCCGCTGATCCCGATGCGCCGGGCGCGCCCCGAATGCGGCAGCAGCTCGCTCAGCAACCGCTGCGCCTGCGCCCGGTGGTCGGGACGCGTCGACTCGACGAGGGTGATCGCGCGGGCCACGAACGCCCGCTTCCCGTCGAGCACGCCCTTGGTGTACGCGTCGATGTCGATGTTCCGCGCCATCCGTCAGCGGCTCACAGCTCGTGGCCGAGCGCGGCACCGAGCCGCGTGACCAGGTCGTGGGCGGCGTCCGGGATCACCGTGCCGGGCGGGAACACCGCGGCGGCACCCGCCTCGTGCAGCGCGTCGACGTCCGCCGGCGGGATCACCCCTCCCACCACGATCATGATGTCCTCCCGGCCCTCCGCGGCCAGTTCCTCACGCAGTGCCGGCACGAGCGTGAGGTGACCGGCGGCCAGCGACGAGACGCCCACGATGTGCACGTCCGCCTCGACCGCCTGCCGGGCGACCTCACCCGGCGTCTGGAACAGCGGGCCGACGTCGACGTCGAAACCCAGGTCGGCGAAGGCCGTCGCGATCACCTTCTGGCCGCGGTCGTGCCCGTCCTGGCCCATCTTGGCGACGAGGATGCGCGGACGCCGCCCCTCCGCCTCCTCGAAGTCGTCGACCAGAGCGCGTGTGCGGTCCACGGACGGGGACTCTCCTGCCTCTTTGCGGTACACCCCGGAGATCGTACGGATCTGGCCCGCGTGCCTGCCGTACACCTTCTCCAGCGCGGCCGAGATCTCCCCGACCGTGGCCATCGCCCGGGCGGCGTCGACCGCCAGCGCCAGGAGGTTGCCCTCCAGGCCCGGCCCCGGGTCCCGCTCCGCTGCCGCGGTGAGGGCGGCCAGTGCGTCCTGGCAGGCCGTCTCGTCGCGCTCCTCGCGCAGCCGGCGCAGCTTCTCGATCTGCTGGGCGCGCACCGAGGTGTTGTCCACCTTGAGCACGTCGATCTTCTCGTCGTTCTCCACCCGGTACTTGTTCACGCCGATGACGGGCTGGCGCCCGGCGTCGATCCGCGCCTGCGTACGGGCCGCGGCCTCCTCGATCCGGAGCTTCGGGATGCCCGCGTCGATGGCCTCGGCCATCCCGCCGGCCGCCTCGACCTCCTCGATGTGCTGCCAGGCCCGCCGCGCCAGATCGTGCGTCAGCTTCTCGACGTACGCACTGCCGCCCCAGGGGTCGATGACCCGGCAGGTGCCGGACTCCTGCTGGAGCAGCAGCTGGGTGTTGCGGGCGATCCGCGCCGAGAAGTCCGTCGGGAGGGCGAGCGCCTCGTCCAGCGCGTTGGTGTGCAGCGACTGGGTGTGTCCCTGGGTCGCCGCCATCGCCTCGACACAGGTGCGCGTCACGTTGTTGAACACGTCCTGCGCGGTCAGCGACCAGCCGGACGTCTGCGAATGGGTGCGCAGTGAGAGGGACTTGGAGTTCTTCGGGCCGAACTCCTTGACCAGCTTCGCCCACAGCAGGCGCGCCGCCCGCAGCTTCGCGATCTCCATGAAGAAGTTCATGCCGATCGCCCAGAAGAACGAGAGGCGCGGGGCGAACGCGTCCACGTCCAGGCCCGCGGCCTGCCCGGCCCGCAGGTACTCCACCCCGTCGGCCAGGGTGTACGCCAGCTCCAGGTCGGCCGTCGCGCCGGCCTCCTGGATGTGGTAGCCGGAGATCGAGATCGAGTTGTACCGCGGCATCTTCTGCGAGGTGAACGCGAAGATGTCGGAGATGATCCGCATCGAGGGGGCGGGCGGATAGATGTAGGTGTTGCGGACCATGAACTCCTTGAGGATGTCGTTCTGAATGGTCCCCGCGAGCTTCTCCGGTGCCACACCCTGTTCCTCGGCGGCCACGATGTAGAGCGCGAGGACCGGCAGCACCGCGCCGTTCATCGTCATCGACACCGACATCCTGTCCAGCGGGATGCCGTCGAAGAGCTGGCGCATGTCGTAGATCGAGTCGATCGCCACACCCGCCATGCCGACGTCACCCGTCACCCGGGGGTGGTCGCTGTCGTAGCCGCGGTGGGTGGGCAGGTCGAACGCGATCGACAGCCCCTTCTGCCCGGCCGCGAGGTTCCGCCGGTAGAAGGCGTTGGACTCCTCGGCCGTGGAGAATCCGGCGTACTGACGGATCGTCCAGGGCTGGTTGACGTACATCGTCGGGTACGGACCGCGCAGATACGGCGCGATGCCGGGGTACGTCCCGAGGGAGTCGAGCCCCTCCAGATCCCTGCCGGTGTACAGCGGCTTGACCTCGATGCCCTCCGGAGTCTCCCAGAGCAGCTCGTCCTCGGACCGGCCGGCCGACTCCTTGACCGCGGTGCGCCACCGGTCCTCGGAGGCCTCCTCGGGAGTACCTCCTGCCAGGGAGACGTCGGAGAAGTCAGGCACCACGGGCACGTCGGTCCCGGTCGTCTCGGGGGTCTGCATCACGCCACTCCCATGCGGTCGAGTTCGGAGGAGAGAACGGCGACCACGTCGCATCCGGCGAAGACATGGACGTCGGCGCCCGCGTACTCGGCGGGGCGCCCCGCCAGCAAGAGCTGCTGTGCACCGGCCGCCCTCAGGGCCGCGGTGACCTCATCGGCCTGTTCGGCGTACAAGGCCTCGGTCGAGCACAGGCAGGCGATGCCCGCGCCGCTGGCGGCGAAGGCCGCGGCTGCGGTCGACGCGTCCACGGAGCCCGGCTCGTGGACGGGCTCGATGCCGCCGGACAGGAAGAGGTTCGCGGCGAAGGAGGCACGGGCGGTGTGCACCGAGGCGGGCCCGAGAGCGGCGAGGAACACCTTCGGTCGGCTTCCCGTGGCCGCGAGATGCGCGTCCGACCTGGCCCGCAGCGTCTCGAACGCCTCGTCACGCCGGACCGTGGGCAGTCCGCCGCGGGACGGCCCCACCGGTGCGGCCTCGCGCTCCACCGGCCGCTCGTCGAGCGCCGGGAACTCGCTGACCCCGGTGACCGGTTCCTTCCGTCGCGCCAGGTCCCTGCTCCGGGCCGCCCAGGTGGCCGCGAGCCGCTCCCGGACCATGCCCGACCTGAGCGCGGTGGCCTGACCACCGGCCCGCTCCACCTCCTGGAAGAACGCCCAGGCGGACGAGGCGAGTTCGTCGGTCAGCCGCTCGACGTACCAGGACCCGCCCGCCGGGTCCGTCACCCGGGCCAGGTGGGACTCCTCCATCAGGATCGTCGAGGTGTTGCGGGCGATCCGCCGGGCGAACGCGTCCGGCAGGCCCAGCACATGATCGAACGGCAGCACGGTGACCGACTCGGCTCCGCCGACGCCCGCGCCCAGACAGGCCAGGGTCGTCCGCAGCATGTTCACCCAGGGATCACGGCGCGTCATCATCACCGACGACGTCACGGCGTGCTGGCGCTGCGCACCGGCGTCCGGAGCCCCGCAGACCTCGGCGACACGGGCCCACAGCCGCCGGGCCGCGCGCAGCTTGGCGATCGTCAGGAACTGGTCGGCCGTCGCCGCGTACCGGAACTCCAGCTGGGCGCACGCCTCCTCGACGGAGAGACCCGCCGCCGTCAGCTCCCGCAGATAGGCGACACCCGTGGCCAGCGACAGCCCCAGCTCCTCGGCGGCCGAGCCACCCGCCTCGTGGTACGGCAGCGCGTCCACGGCCAGGGCGCGCAGCCCGGGGTACTCGCGGGAGCACAGGAGCGCCCAGTGGACCGCGGTGCCCAGGTCCGGCTCCGCCCCCGTACGGGCGGCCTGCCCGAGCGGATCCACCCCGAGGCTGCCGCGCGCGGCCTCCTTCGCGAGCCCTCGGGTCTCGTACAGACCCAGCAACTCCCGCACGGCGGGGCCGGGATCGGCACCCGCGTCGAGCACCAGGGGAGCCAGGTCGAGATGGACACCCTCCAGTGCCCTGGCGAGGCCGGAGACCGGAACACCGCCGGGCCCGCCGACGGCCAGCCAGAGCGACGTGACACCGTTCTCCAGGTCGCCGAGCAGGGCCTCGTTCAGGCGTACGGGATCGGCCAGTTCGTGACGCTGGCGGACGTCCCAGCCGTCCGTGGTGTTCCCGGTGGCCCTGCTGCCCCGGGTGAAGGGGGCGAAGCCGGGAAGACCGGGGTCCGGTGACGCGTCGGCGGAGGTGTACAGAGGGCGGACCGTGAGTCCGTCCTCGATCGAGGTGGACAGTGCTTCCTCGGCTGCCGCGCCCCCGACGTCCTTGCCCGACCTGCGCAGTACGCCTTCGACGAGGCTCTGCCACTGATCGTGGGAAGGGTCGGTGAACTCGGCGGCCGGAGAAAACCCGTCAGCAGGCAGGACCGTCATGCTCAGATGCTAGGTCAGCACTCTGAAGTGCAGCAGGGCAACTGGCTGTGACCTTGCACTCTCCGAAATGTGCCGGATTTCCCGGGTGGGCGGCCTTGTCCTCGGACCATGACCGGGGAGGCGGAGCCCGGCGCCCCGCAGGGGGCGGGCGCCGGGCAGCCCTCGCTCAGGCGCCGACGTAGGCCGCGAGGTGCTCGCCGGTGAGGGTGGAACGGCCGGCGACGAGGTCGGCAGGCGTGCCCTCGAAGACGATCCGGCCTCCGTCGTGACCGGCTCCGGGCCCGAGGTCGATGATCCAGTCCGCGTGTGCCATGACCGCCTGATGGTGCTCGACGACGACGACCGACTTGCCGGAGTCGACGAGACGGTCGAGCAGGCCGAGCAACTGCTGGACATCGGCGAGGTGGAGGCCGGCGGTCGGTTCGTCAAGGACGTAGACGCCACCCTTCTCCGCCATGTGGGTGGCCAGCTTCAGCCGCTGACGCTCGCCGCCGGACAGCGTGGTGAGCGGCTGGCCGAGGCTGAGGTAGCCGAGCCCCACGTCGGAGAGCCGGCCGAGGATGCGGTGCGCGGCAGGGTTACGCGCCTCGCCGGCGCCGAAGAACTCCTCGGCCTCGGTCACCGACATCCCGAGCACCTCGCTGATGTCGCGACCGGCGAAGCGGTACTCCAGTACGGCGGGCTGGAACCGCTTGCCCTCGCACTCGTCGCAGGTCGACGCGACACCGGCCATCATCGCCAGATCCGAGTAGACGACGCCTGCCCCGTTGCAACCGGGGCACGCGCCCTCGGAGTTGGCGCTGAACAGGGCGGGCTTGACGTCGTTGGCCTTCGCGAACGCCTTGCGGATCGGGTCGAGCAGTCCCGTGTACGTCGCCGGATTGCTGCGCCGCGAGCCGCGGATCGCGCCCTGGTCGACCGACAC
The DNA window shown above is from Streptomyces sp. Alt3 and carries:
- the scpA gene encoding methylmalonyl-CoA mutase, encoding MQTPETTGTDVPVVPDFSDVSLAGGTPEEASEDRWRTAVKESAGRSEDELLWETPEGIEVKPLYTGRDLEGLDSLGTYPGIAPYLRGPYPTMYVNQPWTIRQYAGFSTAEESNAFYRRNLAAGQKGLSIAFDLPTHRGYDSDHPRVTGDVGMAGVAIDSIYDMRQLFDGIPLDRMSVSMTMNGAVLPVLALYIVAAEEQGVAPEKLAGTIQNDILKEFMVRNTYIYPPAPSMRIISDIFAFTSQKMPRYNSISISGYHIQEAGATADLELAYTLADGVEYLRAGQAAGLDVDAFAPRLSFFWAIGMNFFMEIAKLRAARLLWAKLVKEFGPKNSKSLSLRTHSQTSGWSLTAQDVFNNVTRTCVEAMAATQGHTQSLHTNALDEALALPTDFSARIARNTQLLLQQESGTCRVIDPWGGSAYVEKLTHDLARRAWQHIEEVEAAGGMAEAIDAGIPKLRIEEAAARTQARIDAGRQPVIGVNKYRVENDEKIDVLKVDNTSVRAQQIEKLRRLREERDETACQDALAALTAAAERDPGPGLEGNLLALAVDAARAMATVGEISAALEKVYGRHAGQIRTISGVYRKEAGESPSVDRTRALVDDFEEAEGRRPRILVAKMGQDGHDRGQKVIATAFADLGFDVDVGPLFQTPGEVARQAVEADVHIVGVSSLAAGHLTLVPALREELAAEGREDIMIVVGGVIPPADVDALHEAGAAAVFPPGTVIPDAAHDLVTRLGAALGHEL
- the mutA gene encoding methylmalonyl-CoA mutase small subunit, with the translated sequence MTVLPADGFSPAAEFTDPSHDQWQSLVEGVLRRSGKDVGGAAAEEALSTSIEDGLTVRPLYTSADASPDPGLPGFAPFTRGSRATGNTTDGWDVRQRHELADPVRLNEALLGDLENGVTSLWLAVGGPGGVPVSGLARALEGVHLDLAPLVLDAGADPGPAVRELLGLYETRGLAKEAARGSLGVDPLGQAARTGAEPDLGTAVHWALLCSREYPGLRALAVDALPYHEAGGSAAEELGLSLATGVAYLRELTAAGLSVEEACAQLEFRYAATADQFLTIAKLRAARRLWARVAEVCGAPDAGAQRQHAVTSSVMMTRRDPWVNMLRTTLACLGAGVGGAESVTVLPFDHVLGLPDAFARRIARNTSTILMEESHLARVTDPAGGSWYVERLTDELASSAWAFFQEVERAGGQATALRSGMVRERLAATWAARSRDLARRKEPVTGVSEFPALDERPVEREAAPVGPSRGGLPTVRRDEAFETLRARSDAHLAATGSRPKVFLAALGPASVHTARASFAANLFLSGGIEPVHEPGSVDASTAAAAFAASGAGIACLCSTEALYAEQADEVTAALRAAGAQQLLLAGRPAEYAGADVHVFAGCDVVAVLSSELDRMGVA
- a CDS encoding sugar transferase codes for the protein MTTESAPVPRAAQATAVRRAATAIRPPRSGGKDTTAPRPTARVTRRRAPAALMAADALALGVSAALVAPGVWPPAVVLVQAAVQALLHAYRGLYRPRFSPSALAELPALAWLAVVQWYVVAEAVTLYDPRQAAGWAALGCAAGLQTMVGCGARAVVHRSRLWSAARSPRSALVVGEGPVADRVVAVLQEHRRYGMRPVGRVAGSGTGAEKPPGQVPLPVLASVQDAGRAVVQNSVRHAVFTVAPEAVPDGAELLALFTRHGCQVWLITDQGAVTRGRTTGRPDHVWGFAAQSLSAGPHRPVAHRVKRVMDAVLAALALVVVSPVLAACALAVRVSDGPGVIFHQERIGEHGRPFVLLKFRTLRPADAHESATRWNVSEDRRMSRVGRMLRRTSLDELPQLWNVVRGDMSLVGPRPERPYFVQQFSRMHPGYRARHRMPVGITGLAQVHGLRGDTSIEDRARFDNRYIETWSLWQDLCVLARTAGSVFRLGGS
- the meaB gene encoding methylmalonyl Co-A mutase-associated GTPase MeaB yields the protein MARNIDIDAYTKGVLDGKRAFVARAITLVESTRPDHRAQAQRLLSELLPHSGRARRIGISGVPGVGKSTFIDALGTLLTGLGHRVAVLAVDPSSSRTGGSILGDKTRMERLAVDTRAFVRPSPTAGTLGGVAKATRESVVVMEAAGYDVVLVETVGVGQSETAVANMVDTFLLLTLARTGDQLQGIKKGVLELADAIAVNKADGPHERDARAAARELAGALRLMHPVDAAWTPPVLTCSARESTGLDALWERLEQHRTLLESTGRLAAKRREQQVDWTWAMVRDELLDGLRSHPAVRTLTPELEQSVRAGELTATLAAEQILRAFRGES
- the rho gene encoding transcription termination factor Rho; the protein is MTSTLERPVTPQDQPVRTVGVLDTAAGGHGVLRVDGACPSSRDVQVTPALIRRYGLRRGDLVEGTCERPRALSGVDAVNGRPSHTLRGRPHFRDLTPLHPRERLRLERPEGGPAPRIIDLVSPVGKGQRGLIVAPPKTGKTVLLQQIAASVAVNHPECHLMVVLLDERPEEVTDMRRSVRGEVYSSTFDRPPKEHVALADLAVERAKRLVEQGQDVVILLDSLTRLCRAHNNSAGAGGRTLSGGVDAAALMGPKKLFGAARLAEEGGSLTILATALVDTGSRADDYFFEELKSTGNMELRLDRALADRRVFPAVDITPSGTRREELLLPPAELAAVRGLRRALRTRDAQATLETLLDRIRRTPDNAAFLQQVRHTVPDA
- the pgm gene encoding phosphoglucomutase (alpha-D-glucose-1,6-bisphosphate-dependent) codes for the protein MVHERAGQPAQPGDLVDVARLVTAYYTVRPDPAEPGQRVAFGTSGHRGSALAAAFNEDHIAATTQAICDYRERQGTDGPLFLGADTHALSEPARITAVEVLAANGATVLIDSDDGYTPTPAVSHAILTYNRDRSAGLADGIVVTPSHNPPADGGFKYNPPHGGPAGSDATSWIQDRANALIEGGLKEVRRIPYARALAADTTGRHDFLTGYVDDLPAVLDLDAVRDAGIRIGADPLGGASVAYWGRIAERHRLDLTVVNPLADPTWRFMTLDWDGKIRMDCSSPYAMASLIERRDAYTIATGNDADADRHGIVTPDGGLMNPNHYLAVAIRYLYAHREGWPAAAGIGKTLVSSSMIDRVAADLGRQLVEVPVGFKWFVDGLFGGTLGFGGEESAGASFLRRDGRVWTTDKDGILLALLASEITAVTGSTPSQHYGELTARFGDPAYARVDAPATREEKAVLARLSPEQVTADTLAGEPITAVLTEAPGNGAALGGLKVCTDSAWFAARPSGTEDVYKVYAESFQGAEHLAEVQDEARALVSDALGATG
- a CDS encoding glycosyltransferase family 4 protein, with amino-acid sequence MLQKSCTDRSRLTVLHLVQPVEGGVARVVTDLVAAQVRAGLRPVVACPPDGPLATGASTAGARVCAWPAERAPGPGLGREVATAHRLIRACAPDVIHAHSAKAGLAGRLAVRGRVPTVFQPHAWSFEALEGGAARLAAGWERFGARWSDRILCVSESERGAGQRAGITASWSVIHNGVDLGRFRPGGEDAGAAARASLRLLDGLPADVPLAVCVGRLSRQKGQDVLLRAWRTAAPTGARLVLVGDGPYGDELRRTAPPGVLFAGATADVRPWIHAADLLVLPSRWEGMALAPLEAMACGTPVLLTDVDGARESLPPGHLPHCLVPPDDPPALAAALTALLGDPALRAELGRTAQLRTRSVFDVSRTAGAVLNLYEELVGQSHSTTRKRTER